The DNA region CGGCAGCCGTGGAGGGGTTTTCATTTTCGCAGCCGGGGAGATGGTGCAGGAGGAATCCTTCGTGGTTCGGGATTTGCCAGAGAAGAAAGATCCCCTCCTTTTGGGCGAGTTTTTGGGCGCGTTGCCGGATGCTTTCGGCTTTCTTGCGGATCCTGCTGACCGCGGTCGTCTCGATCCAGGAGGATGATTCTACCTTTCGGGTAGTCGTGTTGGTGAATCCGTTGAATGGCTTTTCGCACCAGTGCTTCCGGATCCCCGGCTCCCGGGTTGAGGACGTCGGCCCTCAGGGTCACCGCGAGCCCACGCTCATTAATCAGGTCCTGGAGCAGGGCGACGTAGGCCTGTTCGCTGTCGCCCTCGCATCCCACGTAAATTACCTTCCTTCGCGGTCGCGGAGGCGCGCGTCGATTCCGCCGGCCCTTCTTCATCCAATGTTCGGGAGCGCTCCGTAGCTGCCCCTGTGGTAAGCGCGGAAGAAGTTTTCGCCGCGGCGCACATTCTTGACGTCCGCCAGAGGGAAGACTTTCGTAAAGCCGGAAGCATCCTTTTCACACAGAACGATCTCTTCCTTTTGCAGCTCTTCCAGAAGGGCCGTGTTTTGACAGGTGAAGAAAAGCTGCCCGTTTTTCGGATTGCGTTCCGGATGGCGGAACCAGCGGAGGATTTCCTTTAGGACATCCGGATGGATCGAGGCATCGAGCTCATCGATGAGGGCGCAGCCCCCGGTGCGGAGTGTCCACCAGATAAGCGGGAACCAGCGGAGGAACGATTGCGTCCCATGGCTTTCCCACTGCCACGGCAGGAAGTCCTCGAGGCCGTCGTGGCGGAACTGAAAGAAAAGGGGTCCTTCCGCCAACCGGATTTCATTAAAGCCCAGGTCCAGGCGTCGCGCTTCCCGGTTACAGGCATCGAGAAGCTCTTTCGACTGGCGGAATTGGCCCGCGATCCGGTCGGGGGAGGGATCTTCCTTGAAGATTAAGAGATTGGAAAACACTGTTCGGAGCGCTTGTTGCAGGGCGAGCGCTACCTTGTGGCCGAATTGCGCGTAGGTCGAGAGGACGCTGACATCGGGGCGAAGCGTTTCGGCGAGCTTCCCGAGGCCGCGTAAAGGAAAAAACCGGCTCCCTTTGACGCCTTCCTTTTCGGTCCGCTCAAAAACGCGAAACCGCTTGCGGGCGCGATGCGGCCGGAAGAAAAGGTTTTCCTGCACCACGGCATCAGAGTTCCGGCGCCGCGCGATCTGGAGCTCATAGCGGTAGACCCCGGAACCGACGTCTCCGTGGGCGGATGGTGGAAAGCGCGGCATCCCGCCGATCTCGATCGCCAGCCGTGCCGGTTTCCCGAGCCAGTCTCGGCTCTGAAACAGAGCGAAAGGAAGATGCTGGCCGGGAATTAGCTGAAAACTATCCCTGGCGAACCAAACCAAAAAGGCGATCGCCCGTAAAAAGGTGGTCTTCCCTGAGGCGTTCGGCCCGAAAACGGCGACTAGCTTCGG from Methylacidimicrobium sp. AP8 includes:
- a CDS encoding ATP/GTP-binding protein; amino-acid sequence: MIFRLEIENFYSIGPVLTIDLHARAGVDDASVAPIYPGSEERAPKLVAVFGPNASGKTTFLRAIAFLVWFARDSFQLIPGQHLPFALFQSRDWLGKPARLAIEIGGMPRFPPSAHGDVGSGVYRYELQIARRRNSDAVVQENLFFRPHRARKRFRVFERTEKEGVKGSRFFPLRGLGKLAETLRPDVSVLSTYAQFGHKVALALQQALRTVFSNLLIFKEDPSPDRIAGQFRQSKELLDACNREARRLDLGFNEIRLAEGPLFFQFRHDGLEDFLPWQWESHGTQSFLRWFPLIWWTLRTGGCALIDELDASIHPDVLKEILRWFRHPERNPKNGQLFFTCQNTALLEELQKEEIVLCEKDASGFTKVFPLADVKNVRRGENFFRAYHRGSYGALPNIG